One stretch of Euphorbia lathyris chromosome 7, ddEupLath1.1, whole genome shotgun sequence DNA includes these proteins:
- the LOC136234899 gene encoding protein BYPASS1-LIKE → MPATDYQGSSASFSRSIFSLRRDQVHSMESTHEATTHDLELETFQRQVADRFTDLSSAGSDDLLSLSWIRKLLDSFLRCQEEFRVILFNNRSHVYKSPLDRMIHDFFERSVKALDLCNAIRDGIEQVREWKKLIEIVLCALDNQRMLGEGQFRRAKKALVDLHISMLDDRESTAALANRNRSFGRQNAASSKDQHKNLGHFRSLSWSVSRSWSAARQLQAIAINVAPPKPNEIVATNGIAVAVYTMSSILLFVMWAMVAAIPCQDRGLQVHFSIPRNLLWSASIMSLHERITEESRKRDRRNACGLLREIYRMDRSTKLLAEMADSVQFPLTEERETEVRLRVQELGRVFELIKTELDPLERQVREVFHRIVHSRTEGLDSLGRMNHND, encoded by the coding sequence ATGCCAGCGACGGATTACCAAGGATCCTCAGCTTCCTTTAGCCGTTCCATTTTCAGTCTCCGCCGTGACCAGGTTCATTCTATGGAATCTACGCATGAAGCCACCACTCATGACCTCGAGCTCGAAACATTTCAAAGGCAGGTGGCTGACCGGTTCACGGATCTGTCATCAGCCGGCTCCGATGATTTGCTTTCACTCTCATGGATCCGAAAGCTTCTTGATTCTTTTCTCCGTTGTCAAGAGGAGTTTAGGGTCATTCTGTTTAATAACAGATCGCATGTTTATAAATCGCCTTTGGATCGGATGATTCATGATTTCTTTGAACGGAGTGTCAAGGCTTTGGATCTTTGTAATGCGATTAGGGATGGGATTGAACAGGTCAGGGAGTGGAAAAAACTAATTGAGATTGTTCTTTGTGCTTTGGACAATCAGAGAATGCTCGGAGAAGGACAGTTCCGCCGTGCAAAGAAGGCGTTAGTGGATTTGCATATTTCAATGCTTGACGACAGAGAATCTACTGCCGCTTTGGCTAATCGGAACCGCTCCTTTGGACGCCAAAACGCTGCATCCTCTAAAGACCAACATAAGAATCTTGGGCATTTTAGATCGTTGTCGTGGAGCGTTTCACGGTCATGGTCTGCGGCCAGGCAGCTCCAGGCGATTGCCATTAATGTAGCGCCTCCCAAACCTAATGAAATTGTGGCTACTAATGGAATTGCGGTGGCTGTTTATACTATGAGCTCAATTTTGCTGTTTGTTATGTGGGCTATGGTTGCAGCTATACCTTGCCAGGATAGGGGATTGCAAGTGCATTTCTCAATTCCCAGAAATTTGCTATGGTCTGCTTCTATAATGTCATTGCATGAGAGAATAACAGAAGAATCGAGGAAGCGTGATAGGAGGAATGCATGCGGTTTGTTAAGGGAGATTTATCGTATGGATAGGTCTACTAAATTGTTGGCTGAAATGGCTGATTCTGTTCAGTTCCCCTTAACAGAGGAACGTGAAACGGAGGTTAGATTGAGAGTGCAAGAGTTGGGACGGGTTTTTGAGTTAATAAAGACGGAATTGGATCCTTTGGAGAGACAAGTTAGAGAAGTGTTTCACAGGATTGTTCATAGCCGAACTGAAGGGCTTGACTCTCTGGGCAGAATGAACCACAATGACTGA